Proteins from one Gibbsiella quercinecans genomic window:
- a CDS encoding sensor domain-containing diguanylate cyclase — protein MFHKLLPRIDLRYLITSLVIASILITALNILLAAFHVQREVMFNNTQESNRVAAIKLANTTELFLQNAFAQLSWSAKILGNDFNNDALLESEVRRLHGQTSSFNSVLVLNNYRLVRTIAPENLNAKGRVATNDALDKALHLDAPAVSPPFVTANHNYVVLITAPIKNKNGERLGLVGGSIYLEKNSILNLLLGQQYYRDGTRLRVMDADGNVLYDNDKKGGKLEPWSSGLFDHETSDSALLGSTTQEQTLAGFALIPSSGWTVLVDKPVSTTLHPLTVLQQRVIWNAAPWGILTTILALIISLFLARPLWQLAVQARQMNSPKTIENISIIRSWYFESREIKRALLVGLTLLNKNMNELRQETLTDPMTGLLNRRGLQFKLEQWQVIKQDFTALAIDIDHFKQVNDTWGHETGDETIKKVAQLLTRYCREEDVVFRLGGEEFLVLMPNADPAQGHDIAERLRAGIEANSLIAGHTVTISVGVAFSQDNANADDVLNYADQALYRAKAGGRNRVTVYS, from the coding sequence ATGTTCCATAAGCTGTTGCCACGGATTGATCTCCGCTATCTCATTACCAGCCTGGTGATTGCCAGCATTCTCATCACAGCACTGAACATACTGCTGGCGGCATTTCACGTGCAGCGCGAGGTGATGTTTAACAACACGCAGGAATCAAACCGCGTGGCGGCAATAAAGCTGGCCAATACCACCGAACTGTTCTTGCAAAACGCCTTCGCACAGCTTAGCTGGAGCGCAAAAATACTCGGCAACGACTTTAATAATGATGCGCTGCTCGAAAGCGAAGTCCGCCGGCTACACGGGCAAACCAGCAGTTTCAATTCGGTATTGGTGCTGAATAACTACAGGTTGGTTCGCACCATTGCGCCGGAAAATTTGAATGCCAAGGGAAGAGTGGCGACCAACGATGCGCTGGATAAGGCGCTCCATTTAGACGCACCGGCAGTCAGCCCGCCGTTTGTCACCGCAAACCATAACTATGTGGTGCTGATCACCGCCCCAATAAAGAATAAGAATGGGGAACGGCTTGGCTTGGTTGGCGGCTCTATTTATCTTGAAAAGAACAGTATTTTGAACCTGCTGCTCGGCCAGCAATACTACCGCGACGGCACGCGCCTGCGCGTGATGGATGCCGACGGCAACGTATTGTATGACAACGATAAAAAGGGTGGGAAATTGGAACCGTGGTCCTCTGGCCTGTTTGACCACGAAACCAGCGATTCAGCGTTGCTTGGCAGCACGACACAGGAGCAAACGCTGGCCGGCTTTGCGTTGATCCCCTCATCCGGCTGGACGGTGCTGGTGGATAAACCCGTGTCGACCACCCTGCATCCACTCACCGTTTTACAGCAGCGCGTGATTTGGAACGCCGCGCCCTGGGGCATCCTCACTACCATTCTGGCGCTAATCATCTCGCTGTTCCTGGCAAGACCATTATGGCAGCTTGCCGTGCAGGCCAGGCAAATGAACTCGCCGAAGACGATTGAAAATATCAGTATTATTCGCTCATGGTATTTCGAATCCCGCGAGATTAAACGCGCGCTGCTTGTCGGCCTGACGCTGCTGAACAAAAATATGAATGAGTTACGCCAAGAAACGCTGACCGATCCTATGACCGGTCTGTTGAACCGGCGGGGGCTGCAGTTCAAGCTGGAGCAGTGGCAGGTCATTAAGCAAGACTTCACCGCATTGGCGATAGATATTGACCATTTCAAACAGGTTAACGATACCTGGGGCCATGAAACCGGCGACGAAACCATCAAAAAGGTGGCACAGTTGCTGACCCGCTATTGCCGTGAAGAGGATGTGGTGTTCCGCCTGGGGGGAGAGGAATTTCTGGTGCTGATGCCAAACGCCGATCCGGCTCAGGGGCATGATATCGCTGAACGCCTGCGCGCCGGAATCGAAGCGAATAGCCTGATCGCCGGGCACACGGTCACCATCTCGGTTGGCGTGGCATTCAGCCAGGATAACGCCAACGCCGACGATGTGCTCAACTATGCCGATCAGGCGCTGTATCGTGCCAAAGCCGGCGGGCGCAACCGCGTGACCGTCTACAGTTGA
- a CDS encoding M16 family metallopeptidase — MNWKRYYRLALAVGLLAFGIGSQAADTAQSPLPKITEGVLANRLKYTLVPLAGQQNRIDIRLSVDVGSIDEQDNESGVAHMVEHMVFHTSDAFAQGVSHALSQQGWVRARHYNAMTNYERTLYMMSPPAGKRELDLALQALSQMAGHAHFLPRDWENERQIILEEWRGKLGVAERMNQQRVEAIRHDSRYPLRPVLGTERAINETPASVLRAFYQRWYHPANMRLLLIGDIQPAEAERVIKRYFATLPAGTVPARSYYEPHLAPQLKVVRLQDSQSGVSQVSWVYRFHDEGLTSQANMRYRLLNQIALSALSRQVRRQKAELPPEVISLVVRKSDIGRATAALGFFTDVMPDGHHAALSVLLREIERIRRYSLNAQDIAAVQSDIREVAQRMASQPELEDFAGWVQKIAVEWLQGRSYNGSQQRGREALAILNTITAQDVNQHLQHWLAETDTLVQFSVPGAAPFTPPAPAAVRQRQTQWATAPLAAPIAPRQQDTAAPVTLPPVTQRGQRTAQKSFPEQSVEQWSLSNGDRVVWLRTPLAGNTVYFSAQSQAGFLAEGLNPWQAQLARQLVGLSGPVGWRGEDLSRWKQAHSLSMNTDQTAEQLLFNGQAPREQLPNLFGLYYALQRAPGIDPDVMKESMARLIRQQANNQQSVMESRTRQITALRFGQPAYQAAQLSQLKQITAPELLAQWRKAASAPVTYYLLADMPAEQLLPLAERYLATIPRNKALGDIRPQLALAGRREATSAISIEPRADVLAWSFTPIDWTPQAAVQVSIAAKLADKYLKSSLRDDALGIYRMRLNSHLENSKRRIETEVSFTSAPHRAQELWLRAEQAFATLPQKITRQDIDEQKQQFLRAEQQRQQDVATQQRRLILSYQQYNDPRYLSEQTQLAEAITLESVRAMAARLLNPDNRVLFITLPQEARP; from the coding sequence ATGAACTGGAAGAGATATTACCGGTTGGCGCTCGCCGTCGGCCTGTTGGCGTTCGGCATCGGCAGCCAGGCCGCCGATACGGCGCAAAGCCCGCTGCCGAAAATAACAGAAGGCGTATTGGCCAACAGGCTGAAATATACCCTGGTGCCGCTGGCAGGGCAGCAAAACCGCATCGATATTCGTTTGAGCGTCGATGTCGGTTCGATTGATGAACAGGATAATGAATCCGGCGTGGCGCATATGGTCGAGCATATGGTATTCCATACCAGCGATGCATTTGCGCAAGGCGTCAGCCACGCGCTCAGTCAGCAGGGCTGGGTACGTGCGCGGCACTATAATGCCATGACCAACTATGAGCGTACGCTGTACATGATGAGCCCGCCGGCCGGTAAACGCGAGCTTGACCTGGCGCTGCAGGCGCTGAGTCAGATGGCCGGTCACGCCCATTTTCTACCACGTGATTGGGAAAATGAACGCCAGATTATCCTCGAAGAATGGCGCGGAAAATTGGGCGTGGCGGAGCGCATGAATCAGCAGCGCGTAGAGGCTATCCGCCATGATTCGCGTTATCCCTTGCGGCCGGTGCTCGGCACTGAACGGGCGATCAATGAAACGCCCGCCAGTGTGTTACGCGCGTTTTATCAGCGCTGGTACCATCCGGCGAATATGCGGCTGTTGCTGATCGGCGATATCCAGCCCGCCGAGGCCGAGCGCGTGATTAAACGCTATTTTGCCACACTGCCGGCTGGCACTGTGCCAGCACGCAGCTATTATGAGCCGCATCTGGCGCCACAGCTTAAGGTGGTGCGTTTACAGGATAGCCAGAGCGGCGTCAGTCAGGTGTCATGGGTGTATCGCTTCCATGATGAGGGCCTGACAAGCCAGGCGAATATGCGTTATCGCCTGCTCAATCAGATCGCTCTCAGCGCATTGAGCCGGCAGGTTCGTCGGCAAAAAGCGGAACTGCCGCCGGAAGTCATCAGCCTGGTGGTGCGCAAATCGGATATCGGCAGGGCCACCGCCGCACTGGGATTTTTTACCGATGTGATGCCGGATGGCCACCACGCCGCACTCTCCGTGCTACTGCGGGAAATCGAAAGGATCCGGCGTTACTCATTAAACGCGCAGGATATTGCGGCGGTACAGTCGGATATTCGCGAAGTCGCTCAGCGGATGGCGAGCCAGCCGGAGCTAGAGGATTTCGCCGGTTGGGTGCAGAAAATCGCGGTGGAATGGCTACAGGGGCGCAGCTATAACGGCAGCCAGCAACGCGGCCGGGAAGCACTGGCGATTCTGAACACGATTACCGCCCAGGATGTTAATCAACATCTGCAGCATTGGCTGGCCGAAACGGATACGCTCGTGCAGTTCAGCGTGCCGGGCGCCGCCCCGTTTACACCGCCGGCACCCGCCGCCGTGCGGCAACGGCAAACCCAGTGGGCAACCGCGCCGCTGGCAGCGCCTATTGCACCACGCCAGCAAGATACGGCCGCGCCGGTTACGCTGCCGCCCGTTACGCAACGCGGCCAACGAACGGCGCAGAAAAGTTTCCCTGAACAAAGCGTCGAACAGTGGTCACTCAGCAATGGCGATCGCGTAGTCTGGCTGCGCACGCCGCTGGCGGGCAATACGGTTTATTTTTCCGCACAGAGCCAGGCAGGCTTTTTAGCCGAGGGGCTCAACCCATGGCAAGCGCAGTTGGCCAGGCAGTTGGTCGGGCTGAGCGGGCCCGTTGGCTGGCGCGGTGAAGATTTAAGCCGTTGGAAGCAAGCGCATTCGCTATCGATGAATACCGATCAGACGGCTGAACAGCTCCTGTTCAACGGGCAGGCCCCCAGGGAGCAACTGCCCAATCTGTTCGGGCTTTATTACGCGCTACAGCGTGCACCCGGTATTGATCCTGACGTCATGAAAGAAAGTATGGCGCGGTTGATCCGCCAGCAGGCTAACAACCAGCAATCGGTGATGGAGAGCCGCACGCGCCAGATTACGGCGCTACGCTTTGGCCAGCCCGCTTATCAAGCGGCTCAATTGTCACAGCTAAAACAGATCACCGCTCCCGAACTGCTTGCGCAGTGGCGCAAAGCCGCCTCGGCCCCGGTCACCTACTATCTGCTGGCGGATATGCCCGCAGAACAACTGTTGCCGCTGGCCGAGCGTTATCTGGCGACGATCCCACGCAATAAGGCGCTTGGCGATATTCGGCCGCAGTTGGCGCTGGCCGGCCGGCGGGAGGCGACCTCGGCCATCAGCATTGAGCCACGTGCCGATGTGCTTGCCTGGAGCTTTACCCCTATCGACTGGACGCCGCAAGCCGCGGTGCAGGTGAGTATCGCGGCCAAACTGGCCGACAAGTACCTGAAAAGCAGCCTACGGGATGACGCACTCGGCATCTATCGTATGCGCTTGAATAGCCATCTGGAAAACAGCAAACGGCGTATTGAGACCGAAGTGAGCTTCACCAGCGCGCCGCACAGAGCACAGGAGCTATGGCTGCGCGCGGAGCAGGCTTTCGCTACGCTACCGCAAAAAATCACCCGCCAGGATATTGATGAACAAAAACAGCAATTCCTTCGCGCCGAACAGCAGCGGCAGCAGGATGTCGCCACTCAGCAGCGCCGCCTGATACTGAGCTATCAGCAATATAACGACCCGCGCTATCTGAGCGAACAAACCCAACTGGCAGAGGCGATCACCCTGGAAAGCGTGCGGGCCATGGCCGCCCGTTTATTGAATCCAGACA
- a CDS encoding EAL domain-containing protein — translation MFTGLNKNEEKKLATLELLKAEDNVRDRALGEFAWLASMVMGVPGYFVTIFDNAYQNIKFAKNVPFSVGRQPMAEALYQQALAAGGPVICPDTRADQRFKNHRVARDGSVIFYAAAPLRTRDGYVLGSLCVVDRCPHHPSQDDIASFLRIAALASVYLESRYSIGRIDALTELPNRRQLHLDIEKLAEEGVHTSYSLILFDCIDMPRAYELSRYLGVAAVERMLKDFSSLLRLRLNLRKKTVLYAFATGRYAVLVKSRNAKRLIQKAASLASTDANITTDVNITLDIHAGYVSFKPVQASVHEVFRHAISALHEAIRQMRPVQPFDVELDKRRNDEFRLLYDLGEAIESEGQIYLVYQPKVSLADGHMEGVEALLRWQHPARGNISPATIIALAEKTSVMADITKWVIARALAQLKEWRAMGIRIPISINVNVSDLSQPGFADRLEEQVHAAGLIPADLRIECLETEKVLESTVALHELGLLRQIGFWILLDDFGAGYSNINYLRRIPLDIIKLDSSLISQITTDPGSRIIVRNVIVMLKELDYIVLAEGVEDEETALMLKEFGCDEAQGYYFSKPVSPKQIQALLLGP, via the coding sequence GTGTTTACTGGCCTGAATAAAAACGAAGAAAAAAAACTGGCTACGCTTGAGCTGCTTAAAGCCGAAGACAACGTGCGCGATCGGGCGTTGGGTGAGTTTGCATGGCTGGCGAGCATGGTCATGGGCGTGCCAGGCTATTTCGTGACGATTTTTGATAATGCCTATCAAAACATCAAATTCGCAAAAAATGTGCCTTTTTCTGTTGGCCGGCAGCCGATGGCCGAAGCCTTGTATCAGCAAGCGCTGGCGGCCGGCGGCCCCGTTATCTGCCCAGATACGCGTGCCGATCAGCGGTTCAAAAACCACCGCGTGGCTCGCGATGGCTCCGTTATCTTCTATGCGGCGGCGCCGTTGCGAACGCGGGATGGCTATGTGTTGGGTTCGCTCTGTGTAGTCGATCGCTGCCCGCATCACCCGTCGCAAGACGATATCGCCAGCTTTCTGCGCATTGCTGCGCTGGCCAGCGTTTATCTTGAGTCCCGTTACTCGATTGGCCGTATTGATGCCTTGACCGAGCTACCGAACCGGCGGCAACTGCATCTGGACATTGAAAAACTGGCTGAAGAAGGGGTGCATACGTCTTACAGTTTGATTCTCTTTGACTGTATTGATATGCCCAGAGCCTATGAGCTTTCCCGTTATCTGGGGGTCGCGGCGGTAGAACGCATGTTGAAAGACTTCAGTTCATTGCTGCGCCTGCGGCTTAATCTGCGGAAAAAAACGGTGTTATATGCCTTTGCCACCGGCCGGTATGCGGTTTTGGTTAAATCGCGCAATGCCAAACGGCTTATTCAAAAAGCGGCATCCCTGGCGTCAACGGATGCAAACATCACCACCGACGTGAATATCACGCTTGATATCCATGCTGGCTATGTTTCGTTTAAACCGGTTCAGGCTTCGGTACATGAGGTTTTTCGCCATGCGATCAGCGCCCTGCATGAAGCCATCAGGCAAATGCGGCCTGTTCAACCCTTTGATGTTGAACTGGATAAAAGAAGAAACGATGAGTTCAGGCTGCTGTACGATCTCGGTGAGGCGATAGAATCCGAAGGGCAGATTTACCTGGTCTATCAGCCGAAAGTCTCGCTGGCGGACGGCCATATGGAAGGCGTGGAAGCGCTGTTGCGCTGGCAGCACCCGGCGAGGGGGAATATCTCCCCGGCAACGATCATTGCGCTGGCGGAGAAAACCAGCGTGATGGCCGATATTACCAAATGGGTTATCGCCAGGGCGCTGGCGCAACTTAAAGAATGGCGCGCCATGGGCATTCGCATCCCTATTTCGATCAACGTGAACGTCAGCGATTTATCGCAACCCGGCTTTGCCGACCGGCTGGAAGAACAGGTGCATGCCGCCGGCCTTATCCCCGCCGATTTGCGCATTGAGTGCCTGGAAACGGAAAAGGTGCTGGAAAGCACCGTCGCCCTGCATGAACTGGGGCTGCTAAGGCAAATAGGTTTCTGGATTTTGCTGGATGATTTCGGCGCCGGGTATAGCAATATCAACTATCTGCGCCGTATACCGTTGGATATTATCAAGCTCGACAGCTCGTTAATCAGCCAGATCACTACGGATCCCGGCAGCCGTATTATTGTCAGAAATGTCATTGTGATGCTGAAAGAGCTGGACTATATCGTGCTTGCCGAAGGGGTCGAAGATGAGGAAACGGCGCTGATGCTCAAGGAATTCGGCTGTGATGAGGCGCAAGGCTATTATTTTTCCAAACCGGTTTCACCCAAGCAAATCCAGGCCTTGCTGTTAGGCCCGTAG
- a CDS encoding TonB-dependent receptor plug domain-containing protein: MNKNMYLMMILSLLSSSAFAQDNNGQGSSTPAADEKETESSAQGGDTAAGEDTILVRSTPTSQSMGTQILTAEQIRKMPTRNGSVTELLKNNPNVQFANTADNGDAPGEIAPENVSFHGEKFYQNNYMIDGLSNNSTMNPGANGGELGSTPDGYSPTDLPAGGAQSFWINAELIEQLEVFDSNISAKYGDFTGGVVDAKLKDPDLSKASGKISYRTTRDSWTRYHVDAGNRENFESATNLYNQPKFKKQFYTASFNQPLSDKAGFIFAYNRQQSDIPYYHTWQDQWTDQERIAETYLLKGTYLADNGDIIRLTGMYAPHESKYYKQNVKNGSYTNTGGGYRFNIEWEHNANWGKMTSLAGYQHERNKIEHESNLFSSWIYYSPTLNFTSDAIDWQTSANASQIGGYGTYETEKSTTTLKQDYELNPLALWGTQHQLDFGWQTDFYSAQYRRFSDAYTSLVSANARYVNADVVCQAGDALCIDGEQFAGTRTLYPGRSVKGNYINYAAYLQDSITFARLEVTPGVRLSYDDYLKNLNIAPRLAASYDVFGDRSTRVFGGANRYYAQNMLAYKLRSGINERYTQTRTSASSDWSAPISANVATYDVSDLNTPFSDELNLGISQRVMDTIWTVKWVHRKGRDQFGQESYLDDNRQRHYYLSNSASTEGNSFSLTVEPISPYNFQWAQVNWALGANISKNKTSTQTYYDESSQDDVKVIFDDKLMDKADIDALDFNTPWNMFLTVDTYFPAARLTWGQRLAYTSGYKGYITSSVDCPGGHSACGDYTGRPTMYTGMKYGDFFSYDWRFNYSQPIYKDQTLDITLDVLNVFDNVVETSQTLANSSTSVVTYKPGRQFWLGIAYTW, encoded by the coding sequence ATGAATAAAAACATGTATTTGATGATGATATTGTCATTATTGTCATCGTCAGCTTTCGCGCAGGATAATAACGGCCAGGGCAGCAGCACGCCGGCGGCGGACGAGAAGGAAACAGAGAGTAGCGCACAGGGCGGCGATACAGCCGCCGGTGAGGATACGATCCTGGTCCGTTCAACGCCAACCAGCCAATCAATGGGGACGCAGATTTTAACCGCCGAGCAAATTAGAAAAATGCCGACCCGCAACGGCTCGGTAACGGAATTGCTGAAAAACAACCCTAACGTGCAGTTTGCCAATACGGCGGATAACGGCGATGCACCGGGCGAAATCGCGCCGGAGAATGTCTCTTTCCACGGCGAGAAGTTTTACCAAAACAACTACATGATCGACGGGTTGTCCAACAACAGCACCATGAACCCCGGCGCCAACGGCGGCGAATTAGGCTCTACCCCTGACGGCTATTCACCAACCGATCTACCGGCCGGCGGCGCACAGTCATTCTGGATCAATGCCGAGCTGATTGAACAACTGGAAGTCTTCGACAGCAATATCTCCGCTAAATACGGCGACTTTACCGGCGGTGTGGTGGACGCCAAACTGAAAGATCCGGATCTGAGCAAGGCTTCGGGTAAAATATCCTATCGCACCACGCGCGATAGCTGGACGCGTTATCACGTGGATGCGGGTAACCGCGAAAACTTTGAATCCGCCACCAACCTCTATAATCAACCCAAGTTTAAGAAGCAGTTTTATACCGCCAGCTTTAACCAACCGCTGAGTGATAAGGCGGGCTTTATTTTTGCCTATAATCGCCAGCAGTCGGATATTCCGTACTATCACACCTGGCAGGATCAGTGGACGGATCAGGAACGCATTGCCGAAACCTACTTGCTGAAAGGCACTTATCTGGCCGATAACGGCGATATCATTCGCCTTACCGGCATGTATGCGCCGCATGAGTCCAAATATTATAAGCAAAATGTGAAAAACGGCTCCTATACCAACACCGGCGGCGGTTATCGCTTCAATATTGAATGGGAGCATAACGCCAACTGGGGGAAAATGACCAGTCTGGCTGGTTATCAACATGAGCGGAACAAAATCGAGCACGAATCCAACCTGTTCAGCAGTTGGATTTATTACAGCCCGACGTTAAATTTCACCTCTGACGCCATTGACTGGCAAACCTCCGCCAACGCATCCCAGATTGGCGGATATGGCACTTACGAGACGGAAAAAAGCACCACCACGCTGAAACAGGATTACGAACTGAATCCGCTGGCACTGTGGGGCACGCAGCACCAATTAGATTTTGGCTGGCAAACGGATTTTTATAGCGCGCAATATCGCCGCTTCAGTGATGCTTATACGAGTTTGGTGTCCGCCAACGCAAGATACGTTAACGCCGATGTGGTTTGTCAGGCGGGTGACGCCTTGTGCATTGACGGTGAACAATTTGCCGGCACTCGCACCCTGTACCCGGGGCGAAGCGTTAAAGGCAACTATATCAATTATGCCGCCTATCTTCAGGATAGCATCACGTTCGCTCGCCTGGAGGTGACGCCGGGGGTGCGGTTATCTTATGACGATTATTTAAAAAACCTGAATATTGCGCCGCGTCTGGCCGCTTCTTATGATGTATTTGGCGATCGTTCCACCCGCGTATTCGGCGGGGCAAACCGCTACTATGCACAAAACATGCTGGCCTATAAACTGCGCTCGGGCATTAATGAACGCTACACGCAAACGCGCACCAGCGCCAGCAGCGACTGGAGCGCGCCGATTAGCGCCAATGTGGCGACCTATGACGTTTCAGATTTGAATACGCCGTTTAGCGATGAGCTGAATTTGGGGATATCCCAGCGCGTGATGGATACCATCTGGACGGTAAAATGGGTGCACCGCAAAGGCCGCGATCAGTTTGGCCAGGAAAGCTATCTTGATGATAACCGCCAGCGCCATTATTACTTAAGCAACAGCGCCAGCACCGAAGGCAATTCGTTCTCCCTGACGGTTGAACCGATCAGCCCGTATAACTTCCAATGGGCCCAGGTTAATTGGGCGCTGGGCGCAAATATTTCGAAAAATAAAACCAGCACGCAAACCTATTACGATGAAAGTAGCCAGGATGACGTCAAAGTTATTTTTGACGATAAGCTGATGGATAAGGCCGATATTGATGCCCTGGATTTCAACACGCCGTGGAATATGTTCCTCACCGTGGATACCTATTTCCCCGCCGCGCGTCTCACCTGGGGCCAACGCCTGGCCTACACCTCAGGGTATAAAGGCTATATCACCTCTAGCGTTGACTGCCCTGGGGGCCATAGCGCCTGTGGCGATTATACCGGCAGGCCTACTATGTACACCGGTATGAAATACGGCGACTTCTTCTCCTACGACTGGCGCTTTAACTACTCACAGCCCATCTATAAAGATCAGACGCTGGATATCACGCTGGATGTGCTGAACGTGTTTGATAACGTGGTGGAAACCTCACAAACGTTGGCGAACTCAAGCACCAGCGTCGTCACCTACAAACCCGGCCGCCAGTTCTGGCTAGGGATCGCCTACACCTGGTAA
- a CDS encoding aminotransferase class V-fold PLP-dependent enzyme produces MKLTPPAELLPGDPRFGCGPSLIHLDDLSALKDFGPHLLGTSHRKAPVRALCGSIQQGLRELLSVPEDYSIVLGNGGATALFDMVGLGMVKSRIVHHVCGEFSDKWFKASKRIPWISAEAQRVEYGQGFSEFVTAGADVVTTTLNETSTGVMNTALPQVGDDCLLAVDATSGAGQIPCDLSRVDLFFFSPQKVFASEGGLFVAILSPKAKARIAEIASDSTRYIPAFADWTLVLSNSEQQQTYNTPAVVTLFLFAEQLKRMNALGFAEVQRRAARKAELLYQWAQEREYLSAYVAEPGLRSTTVATIDVDARISASKLIAYLDAQGYAHGIDGYRALGRNQLRIALFHNIAFDDLRRLTALIDFLVASGEFAA; encoded by the coding sequence GTGAAACTAACCCCACCGGCAGAACTGCTGCCGGGCGATCCCCGCTTTGGCTGCGGCCCATCGTTGATCCACCTGGACGATCTGTCCGCCCTTAAGGATTTTGGGCCGCATCTGTTGGGTACCAGCCACCGTAAAGCGCCTGTGCGTGCGCTGTGCGGCAGCATTCAACAAGGGCTGCGGGAGCTGTTGTCCGTTCCGGAAGATTACAGCATTGTGCTTGGCAACGGCGGCGCCACGGCGTTGTTCGACATGGTTGGGCTGGGGATGGTGAAATCCCGCATTGTTCATCATGTTTGCGGCGAATTTTCCGATAAGTGGTTTAAAGCGTCCAAACGCATCCCGTGGATCAGCGCGGAGGCCCAGCGGGTTGAGTACGGCCAGGGTTTCAGTGAGTTTGTTACCGCCGGTGCAGACGTGGTGACGACGACGCTGAACGAAACGTCCACGGGCGTGATGAACACCGCATTGCCGCAGGTGGGGGACGATTGCCTGTTGGCGGTGGATGCCACCAGCGGCGCCGGGCAAATTCCCTGCGATCTTTCCCGCGTTGATCTGTTTTTCTTTTCGCCGCAGAAGGTTTTCGCCAGCGAAGGCGGATTATTCGTGGCGATATTGTCACCGAAAGCCAAAGCGCGCATCGCGGAGATTGCCAGCGATAGCACGCGCTATATCCCGGCATTCGCCGACTGGACGTTAGTGCTTAGCAACAGTGAGCAACAACAGACCTATAACACACCGGCGGTAGTCACTCTGTTCCTGTTTGCAGAACAGCTGAAACGTATGAATGCGTTGGGCTTTGCTGAAGTGCAGCGCCGGGCCGCGCGCAAAGCCGAACTGTTGTATCAGTGGGCGCAGGAGCGGGAATATCTCAGCGCCTATGTGGCGGAGCCGGGCTTGCGCTCAACCACCGTCGCCACCATTGATGTGGACGCGCGGATCTCCGCGAGCAAACTGATCGCTTATCTGGACGCGCAGGGCTATGCTCACGGCATTGATGGCTACCGGGCGCTGGGCCGCAATCAGTTGCGCATTGCATTATTCCACAACATCGCTTTTGACGATCTGCGAAGGCTCACCGCTCTGATCGATTTTCTGGTCGCCAGCGGTGAATTCGCCGCTTAA
- a CDS encoding TonB family protein — protein sequence MMKNPKSPPSLWRHAAFLLFSTLLHLGLIAMIQYAARSKQPGKELMGKAGDSLNFTLVQMQHTAPEIGQTAPTPAHTPPPIDKIALPLADKPRIIVPQKRPATPMERKPTTEPVKKTVTKAPPVQKPSPQLHSSQPPVVGHQTELLTANTSGASLHASSAVSSGRTATSPDGNNGQAKQGAGSANAQKLTALTRRVNYPSRARSLGVEGRVRVRFDVTASGTVTNIRMLSEEPAGVFAASVVKDMARWRYRAQTAMADQHVSIVFKLDGNIRLEN from the coding sequence ATGATGAAAAACCCTAAATCCCCCCCTTCCCTATGGCGACACGCTGCATTCCTGCTGTTTTCAACGTTACTCCATCTGGGGCTGATCGCGATGATTCAATACGCGGCACGCTCGAAGCAGCCTGGCAAAGAATTGATGGGCAAAGCTGGCGATAGCCTCAATTTTACCTTGGTGCAAATGCAACACACAGCACCAGAAATTGGCCAGACGGCGCCGACACCGGCTCACACGCCACCACCGATCGATAAAATAGCGCTGCCGCTGGCGGACAAGCCGCGCATCATCGTGCCACAAAAACGCCCAGCAACGCCGATGGAAAGAAAGCCGACGACAGAACCGGTGAAAAAAACGGTTACAAAAGCGCCCCCGGTACAGAAACCTTCGCCTCAATTACACAGCAGCCAGCCACCGGTAGTTGGACATCAAACCGAGTTGTTAACCGCCAACACATCGGGCGCATCCCTGCACGCTTCATCTGCGGTGTCCTCTGGACGGACGGCCACTTCGCCTGATGGCAACAATGGTCAGGCCAAACAGGGTGCCGGCAGCGCCAATGCGCAAAAATTAACGGCCTTAACCCGCCGGGTCAATTATCCATCACGCGCCCGTTCACTCGGCGTCGAGGGGCGTGTGCGTGTGCGGTTCGACGTTACTGCCAGCGGTACCGTGACCAATATTCGTATGTTAAGCGAAGAACCGGCCGGCGTATTTGCCGCATCGGTAGTAAAAGACATGGCTCGCTGGCGTTATCGAGCACAGACCGCCATGGCGGATCAACACGTATCCATTGTGTTTAAGCTGGATGGCAATATCCGGCTGGAAAATTAA